The Candidatus Cloacimonadaceae bacterium genome contains a region encoding:
- the ssnA gene encoding putative aminohydrolase SsnA — MNSYIIVGGTILTFDRKSPVLEHHAVLVADGKILRIAPEAELSLLKYERFDAAGKIVMPGLINAHHHFYSTLVTGLGKSAPSKNFIEVLENLWWRLDKKLLLEDVHASALISALGAIRHGCTTIIDHHASPFSIPGSLSQIAKAVKETGIRANLCYEVSDRDGPEKAHEGIVENAEWIASCGLSRDPMLKGLFGMHAAFTLGDETLHTIADQVQKLNCGTHIHAAEAESDERFNIEHYGKRVVERLNDFGLINANSILAHGVHLNAREMILAAEKGAAIVTNPQSNLNNAVGIADVCKMEELGLCVGLGTDAMTVNMLQELRVGIWAQHLRQNNPARGFMELASTLLFNNPLIAQKYWGAGHGTLAEGSAADIIFIDYDPHTPLNEETWLGHIVYGIAEAVVDTTICAGKVLMWNKQLMLDLDEEEARKRSRSLAASLWDRF; from the coding sequence ATGAACTCGTATATAATCGTGGGCGGGACGATCCTCACCTTTGACCGGAAAAGCCCTGTTTTGGAACACCACGCGGTGCTTGTAGCCGATGGAAAGATACTGCGCATTGCACCAGAGGCGGAGCTTTCGCTTTTGAAATATGAGCGTTTTGACGCCGCGGGCAAGATCGTCATGCCGGGTTTGATCAACGCACATCATCATTTTTATTCCACTTTGGTGACCGGTCTCGGCAAATCGGCACCGTCCAAAAATTTCATTGAAGTGCTGGAAAACCTCTGGTGGCGATTGGATAAAAAGCTGCTTTTGGAGGACGTCCATGCCAGTGCTTTGATTTCCGCATTAGGAGCCATTCGGCATGGCTGCACCACGATTATCGACCATCACGCCAGCCCATTTTCCATCCCCGGTTCGCTCTCTCAAATCGCCAAAGCGGTGAAAGAAACCGGCATTCGCGCCAATCTCTGCTATGAAGTCTCGGATCGCGATGGTCCTGAAAAAGCGCATGAAGGCATTGTGGAAAATGCTGAGTGGATAGCATCCTGCGGTCTAAGCCGCGATCCGATGCTGAAAGGGCTATTTGGCATGCACGCCGCTTTCACGCTTGGGGATGAAACTTTGCACACGATCGCCGATCAGGTGCAAAAGTTGAACTGCGGCACACATATCCATGCCGCCGAAGCGGAATCCGACGAAAGATTCAACATCGAACATTATGGCAAACGCGTGGTGGAACGGCTCAACGACTTTGGACTCATCAATGCCAATTCCATCCTCGCCCATGGAGTCCATCTCAACGCCCGCGAGATGATCCTTGCGGCAGAAAAAGGCGCCGCGATCGTCACTAATCCGCAATCAAACTTGAACAATGCCGTTGGCATCGCGGACGTCTGCAAGATGGAAGAGTTGGGGCTCTGCGTTGGTCTCGGAACCGACGCCATGACCGTGAATATGTTGCAGGAATTGCGAGTGGGCATCTGGGCGCAACACCTGAGACAGAACAATCCCGCCCGGGGCTTTATGGAACTGGCTTCCACGCTGCTTTTCAACAATCCCCTGATCGCGCAGAAGTATTGGGGTGCCGGACATGGAACCCTCGCCGAAGGCAGCGCTGCCGATATCATATTTATCGATTATGATCCCCATACTCCGCTGAACGAGGAAACCTGGCTGGGACACATAGTCTATGGCATCGCCGAAGCCGTGGTGGACACCACCATCTGTGCGGGAAAAGTGCTGATGTGGAACAAACAATTGATGTTGGATCTGGACGAAGAGGAAGCCCGCAAGCGCTCCCGCTCGTTAGCAGCATCCTTGTGGGACAGATTTTAA